In Nakamurella antarctica, the following are encoded in one genomic region:
- the leuD gene encoding 3-isopropylmalate dehydratase small subunit produces the protein MEAFTQHTGVGIPLRRSNVDTDQIIPAVYLKRVTRTGFEDGLFVSWRADPHFVLNHPAYAAGSVLVAGPDFGTGSSREHAVWALMDYGIAVVISSKFADIFRGNSGKGGLVAAQISQDETELLWKLLENAPGTEVSVDLESQSITAESLTFHFQIDPYIKWRLLNGLDDIALTLRHADEITEFEKGRPEFFPVTL, from the coding sequence ATGGAAGCTTTTACCCAGCACACCGGGGTGGGAATCCCCTTGCGGCGCAGCAACGTTGATACCGACCAGATTATTCCGGCCGTGTACTTGAAAAGGGTGACGCGCACCGGATTTGAAGACGGTCTATTCGTGAGTTGGCGAGCCGACCCGCACTTCGTGCTGAACCATCCTGCCTATGCCGCAGGGTCCGTTTTGGTAGCAGGACCGGACTTTGGCACCGGATCCTCGAGGGAGCACGCGGTGTGGGCGCTCATGGATTACGGAATTGCGGTGGTGATCTCCTCCAAGTTTGCCGATATCTTCCGCGGCAATTCGGGAAAAGGTGGATTAGTAGCAGCCCAGATCTCCCAAGACGAAACGGAACTGCTGTGGAAGCTGCTCGAAAATGCACCTGGAACGGAGGTTTCGGTGGATCTTGAATCGCAGAGCATCACTGCGGAGTCGCTCACGTTTCACTTCCAGATTGATCCGTACATCAAGTGGCGGTTACTCAATGGTCTTGACGACATCGCTTTAACACTGCGCCACGCCGACGAAATTACCGAATTCGAGAAAGGCCGCCCGGAATTCTTTCCAGTCACTTTGTGA
- the leuC gene encoding 3-isopropylmalate dehydratase large subunit: MSRTLAEKVWDAHVVHRAPGEPDLLFIDLHLVHEVTSPQAFDGLRLAGRPVRRPDLTLATEDHNVPTLNINLPIADEVSRTQVETLRRNCAEFGIKLYSMGNAEQGIVHVVGPQLGLTQPGMTVVCGDSHTSTHGAFGALAFGIGTSEVEHVMATQTLPLNPFRTMAITINGTLPAGVTAKDIILAVIAKIGTGGGQGYVLEYRGEAIEALSMEGRMTICNMSIEAGARAGMIAPDDTTFDYLKGRDHAPTGAQWDAAVDYWRSLATDPGAIFDAEIVLQAADLSPYVTWGTNPGQGLPLAASVPDPADIADDGERMTVEKALEYMDLAPGTPLRQVRVDSVFIGSCTNGRIEDLRVAAEILRDRSVATGMRMLVVPGSMRVKLQAEIEGLDKIFVAAGAEWRSAGCSMCLGMNPDQLAPGERCASTSNRNFEGRQGKGGRTHLVSPAVAAATAIAGTLASPADLAPAAAPSSI; this comes from the coding sequence ATGAGTCGCACACTCGCCGAGAAGGTCTGGGACGCACACGTAGTCCACCGCGCCCCCGGAGAGCCCGACCTGCTCTTTATCGATCTGCATCTTGTCCACGAAGTGACGAGTCCGCAAGCATTCGACGGGCTTCGCTTGGCGGGTCGGCCAGTGCGTCGTCCGGACCTCACGCTCGCTACGGAGGACCACAATGTCCCGACCCTCAACATCAACCTGCCTATTGCAGACGAAGTCTCGCGAACGCAAGTGGAGACGCTCAGACGCAACTGCGCCGAATTCGGCATCAAGCTGTATTCGATGGGAAATGCCGAGCAAGGCATCGTGCACGTTGTTGGCCCCCAATTGGGGCTCACGCAGCCTGGGATGACGGTGGTGTGCGGTGATTCCCATACCTCCACCCACGGCGCTTTCGGCGCTTTGGCATTCGGTATTGGGACGAGCGAGGTCGAGCATGTAATGGCAACGCAGACCCTGCCGCTCAACCCGTTTCGCACTATGGCAATCACGATCAATGGCACATTGCCTGCCGGTGTTACCGCGAAAGACATAATCCTGGCGGTGATCGCCAAGATCGGTACCGGCGGTGGCCAGGGGTACGTACTCGAATATCGCGGGGAGGCGATCGAGGCGCTGTCAATGGAAGGTCGGATGACCATCTGCAATATGAGCATCGAAGCGGGCGCACGTGCGGGCATGATCGCTCCCGACGACACCACTTTCGACTACCTCAAAGGCCGAGACCACGCACCTACAGGGGCGCAGTGGGACGCCGCGGTAGATTATTGGCGCTCGCTTGCCACCGACCCCGGCGCCATCTTCGACGCCGAGATTGTTCTCCAGGCAGCAGATCTGAGTCCCTACGTCACCTGGGGGACTAATCCGGGACAAGGGCTACCCTTAGCGGCCAGTGTGCCCGATCCTGCTGACATTGCCGACGATGGTGAGCGGATGACGGTGGAGAAGGCCTTGGAGTACATGGATTTGGCGCCGGGGACACCGCTGCGCCAGGTGCGGGTGGACAGCGTCTTTATTGGGTCCTGCACCAACGGTCGAATTGAGGATCTGCGGGTAGCGGCCGAAATTCTCCGCGACCGCAGTGTCGCGACTGGCATGCGGATGCTGGTGGTGCCAGGATCGATGCGGGTCAAACTGCAGGCCGAAATCGAGGGCCTGGACAAGATTTTTGTTGCGGCCGGGGCGGAGTGGCGCAGTGCCGGCTGCTCAATGTGTCTAGGCATGAACCCGGATCAGCTCGCGCCGGGGGAGCGTTGTGCATCAACATCCAACCGCAACTTTGAAGGCCGGCAGGGTAAGGGTGGTCGTACGCACCTGGTCTCCCCGGCGGTTGCTGCCGCCACAGCGATCGCGGGCACACTCGCCTCGCCTGCTGATTTGGCACCGGCGGCTGCGCCGAGCAGCATCTGA
- a CDS encoding IclR family transcriptional regulator: MEYGSGIGVLDKAVQVLRACASAPAALAQLCAETGLPRATTHRLAVGLEFHGLLSRDTSGRWGPGPLLAALAAGAPDPLVAAAAHVLPRLRDITGESVQVYRADGISRVCVAVAEPASGLRDSVPLGALLPMNAGSGAQVLMAWADPSALRAAAAKSSFSEQMLAEVRRRGWAQSVAEREPGVASVSAPVRDAIGVVIAAVSVSGPAERIAQKPGSTWAADLLAASEALTARL, encoded by the coding sequence ATGGAATATGGTAGTGGCATCGGCGTTCTCGACAAAGCCGTGCAGGTACTTCGCGCCTGCGCCAGTGCGCCGGCGGCTCTCGCCCAACTCTGCGCCGAGACCGGATTGCCGCGCGCCACCACGCACCGGCTCGCCGTCGGACTGGAGTTCCACGGTCTCCTGTCCCGCGACACCTCGGGGCGATGGGGCCCGGGACCTCTCCTCGCCGCACTCGCCGCTGGCGCTCCGGACCCGCTCGTGGCTGCGGCCGCCCACGTCCTGCCTCGACTACGGGACATCACCGGCGAAAGTGTGCAGGTGTATCGCGCTGATGGGATTTCCCGTGTCTGCGTAGCCGTGGCGGAGCCCGCATCCGGCCTCCGCGACAGCGTGCCATTGGGCGCATTGCTCCCGATGAACGCCGGATCCGGGGCACAGGTCTTAATGGCTTGGGCAGATCCGAGTGCCCTTCGGGCCGCCGCGGCGAAGTCAAGCTTTTCGGAGCAGATGCTTGCGGAAGTGCGGCGGCGCGGTTGGGCTCAGTCTGTCGCGGAGCGTGAGCCAGGTGTCGCAAGCGTCTCAGCGCCGGTTCGCGATGCGATAGGGGTGGTGATCGCGGCGGTGAGTGTTTCAGGTCCCGCGGAACGGATCGCGCAGAAACCAGGATCGACATGGGCCGCTGATTTACTGGCAGCCTCCGAGGCGCTCACCGCCAGGCTGTGA
- a CDS encoding HAD family hydrolase, protein MSAHEVSAHASMQRDDDDEPLRAILFDVDDTLVDFGASAVAGVADLLGTMVVDTQLQVGLPHAWHELTEFHYPRFLSGELNFLDMQLARLAALLGWAGLPVPHREALIALEHRRQQVMTLHYQLFPDVLPALELARAAGYAIGVVSNSDGNHQRAKLFSVGLADAFSAAIISGDLGISKPDPRIFLAACEALGFAPSQVAYVGDKLDIDALGAQSAGLTGIWLDRRGSANTAGPLEGVTVITTLAELANLYP, encoded by the coding sequence GTGAGCGCGCACGAGGTAAGCGCACACGCGTCGATGCAGCGCGACGACGACGACGAACCGTTGCGAGCCATCCTGTTTGACGTCGACGATACCTTGGTGGACTTTGGCGCCTCCGCAGTGGCGGGCGTGGCCGATCTGCTCGGAACTATGGTGGTCGACACGCAATTGCAGGTGGGCCTACCTCATGCGTGGCACGAACTCACAGAATTTCACTATCCGCGTTTTCTCTCCGGTGAGCTGAATTTCCTTGACATGCAGCTCGCGCGGCTGGCAGCTCTGCTGGGCTGGGCAGGGCTGCCAGTACCGCATCGAGAGGCATTGATTGCTCTGGAACATCGTCGCCAGCAGGTGATGACCCTGCACTACCAACTCTTTCCTGATGTGTTGCCAGCACTGGAGTTAGCCCGCGCTGCGGGCTACGCGATCGGCGTGGTGTCCAACAGCGACGGCAACCACCAACGGGCCAAGCTGTTTTCGGTCGGTCTCGCGGACGCCTTCAGCGCTGCCATCATCTCGGGTGATCTAGGGATCTCCAAACCTGACCCCCGAATCTTCCTTGCCGCGTGCGAGGCGTTGGGGTTCGCGCCGTCCCAAGTTGCCTACGTGGGTGACAAGTTAGATATCGACGCTCTGGGCGCCCAGTCAGCAGGATTGACCGGTATTTGGCTGGATCGGCGCGGGTCAGCAAACACCGCTGGCCCGCTGGAGGGGGTCACTGTGATCACCACACTCGCCGAGTTGGCTAATCTGTACCCCTGA
- the gltX gene encoding glutamate--tRNA ligase: protein MKNSADIPARPVVARFCPSPTGTPHVGMARTALFNWAFARHHGGTLVFRIEDTDHERNTEASYNSLIDSMQWLGLDWDEGPLVGGPHGPYKQSERGEIYSDVVARLHAAGHLYESYSTSEEVTARHVAAGRDPKLGYDNYDRDPSQAFVAAAKAEGRPAVMRLRMPASDNTFTDLVRGSITFPAGSVPDPVMVRGNSDPLYTLVNPVDDALMGITHVLRGEDLLPSTPRQIALYKAMADIGVGNGIPEFGHMPFVTGAGNRKLSKRDPESSLFHHRDAGFIREGMVNYLALLGFSIGEHTDVFSPQELVAAFDIHRVSSNPARFDVKKAEAINGSHIRLLQPADFAARLVPYLQAAGLLPAEPEELSAAERALVAAAAPLVQERSNLMVDAVTMLAFLFVKESDFAIDAAAGAKTLTAQAVPVLERSLEVLTAMPEFTSAQIESELKRALIEELGLKPRVAFAALRVAATGNTVSPPLYESLELLGREISVKRLSAALEIARTATESSA from the coding sequence ATGAAAAATTCAGCTGACATCCCCGCGCGCCCCGTAGTCGCTCGCTTCTGCCCCTCGCCCACCGGAACCCCGCACGTCGGAATGGCGCGCACCGCGCTATTTAACTGGGCTTTTGCCCGGCATCACGGTGGCACTCTGGTGTTCCGGATTGAGGACACAGACCACGAGCGCAACACCGAAGCTTCGTACAATTCACTCATCGACTCGATGCAGTGGCTGGGCCTGGATTGGGACGAGGGTCCACTCGTGGGTGGCCCCCACGGGCCGTACAAGCAAAGCGAACGCGGCGAGATCTACTCGGATGTCGTAGCAAGATTGCATGCGGCGGGACATTTGTACGAGTCGTATTCCACCTCCGAGGAGGTGACTGCGCGGCACGTGGCGGCCGGGCGTGACCCCAAGTTGGGGTACGACAACTACGACCGTGACCCTAGCCAAGCCTTTGTTGCCGCAGCGAAGGCGGAGGGTCGTCCAGCGGTGATGCGCCTCAGAATGCCGGCCAGCGACAACACCTTCACGGATTTGGTCCGCGGTTCGATCACCTTTCCGGCTGGCTCCGTACCCGACCCAGTGATGGTGCGAGGTAACTCAGACCCGTTGTATACCTTGGTCAACCCGGTTGATGACGCATTGATGGGTATCACCCACGTCCTGCGCGGTGAGGACCTGCTGCCGTCCACCCCGCGGCAAATCGCGCTCTACAAGGCGATGGCTGATATCGGCGTGGGCAACGGCATTCCGGAGTTTGGGCACATGCCATTCGTGACAGGCGCCGGGAACCGCAAGCTGAGTAAGCGCGACCCAGAATCCAGCCTATTTCACCATCGCGATGCGGGCTTTATTCGCGAGGGAATGGTGAACTACCTTGCGCTGCTGGGGTTCTCGATCGGCGAGCATACGGACGTGTTCTCGCCACAGGAGTTGGTGGCCGCCTTCGACATCCACCGCGTGTCGTCAAACCCGGCGCGATTCGATGTCAAGAAGGCGGAGGCCATCAACGGCTCGCATATCCGCCTCCTGCAGCCAGCAGATTTCGCGGCACGTCTGGTGCCATACCTGCAGGCTGCTGGGCTATTGCCGGCGGAACCCGAAGAGCTTTCAGCAGCAGAACGTGCTCTGGTGGCGGCCGCCGCACCCTTGGTTCAAGAGCGGTCGAATCTGATGGTCGACGCAGTGACCATGCTTGCTTTCCTCTTCGTCAAAGAATCCGACTTTGCGATCGACGCGGCGGCAGGGGCCAAAACCTTGACGGCGCAAGCGGTTCCGGTGCTTGAGCGCAGTCTTGAGGTCCTCACAGCCATGCCAGAATTCACATCCGCACAGATCGAATCGGAGCTTAAGCGGGCGCTGATCGAAGAACTCGGGCTGAAGCCCAGGGTCGCATTCGCAGCGCTGCGTGTTGCCGCCACCGGCAACACCGTTTCGCCTCCGCTGTACGAGTCGCTGGAACTGCTCGGCCGCGAGATCAGCGTGAAGCGCCTATCAGCCGCGCTGGAAATCGCCAGGACTGCAACGGAATCGTCGGCGTGA
- a CDS encoding fumarylacetoacetate hydrolase family protein, whose protein sequence is MRLGRIAHPAGLAFVAVEGDLDSPDDLIAREIKDHPFGNPEFTGRSWLLADVRVLAPILSSKVIGVGRNYADHAAELGNSLPDEPIIFLKPPSSVIGPNATILLPPSSARVDFEGELAVVIGRPARDIKAENAASVILGYTIANDVTARDLQKLDVQFTRGKGFDSFCPLGPWIDTDVDPSDLRITTELDGDVVQDGHTSDMVHSVGAIIEFVSEIMTLMPGDVILTGTPAGVGPMEAGQTVTVRIEGLGALSNPVAYRQ, encoded by the coding sequence ATGCGGCTAGGCCGAATTGCACATCCAGCGGGTTTGGCCTTCGTGGCGGTCGAAGGTGACCTCGATTCGCCTGACGACTTGATCGCCAGGGAGATAAAGGATCACCCGTTCGGCAATCCCGAATTCACGGGGCGGAGCTGGCTGCTCGCCGATGTGCGCGTTCTGGCGCCGATCCTGTCGTCGAAGGTCATTGGAGTGGGTCGCAATTACGCCGACCATGCCGCCGAGTTGGGTAACTCCCTTCCCGACGAACCGATCATTTTCCTCAAGCCACCGAGTTCGGTCATCGGCCCGAACGCAACGATCCTCCTGCCCCCGTCATCTGCGCGGGTGGATTTTGAGGGTGAGCTTGCTGTCGTGATCGGGCGGCCGGCCCGCGACATCAAAGCGGAAAATGCGGCTTCCGTGATCCTTGGGTACACCATCGCTAACGACGTCACGGCGCGCGATCTGCAAAAGCTCGATGTGCAATTCACCCGTGGCAAGGGTTTCGATTCATTCTGTCCGCTGGGACCGTGGATCGACACCGACGTGGATCCATCCGATTTGCGCATCACGACCGAACTCGACGGCGACGTCGTGCAGGACGGACATACCAGCGATATGGTGCACTCCGTCGGTGCGATCATTGAGTTCGTTTCCGAGATTATGACGTTGATGCCCGGCGATGTGATTTTGACCGGAACCCCTGCTGGTGTCGGGCCTATGGAAGCGGGTCAGACGGTCACGGTGCGGATCGAAGGCCTCGGAGCCTTGAGCAATCCGGTGGCATACCGCCAGTAA
- a CDS encoding 3-isopropylmalate dehydrogenase yields the protein MKLAVIPGDGIGPEVVAEGLKVLTGVIPQVEISTYDLGASRWHRTGELLPDSVLRELRGHDAILLGAVGDPTVPAGILERGLLLRIRFELDHHVNLRPARLYPGVTGPLAGDQSIDLVVVREGTEGPYAGAGGLLRKDSPHEIATEVSVNTYFGVERVVRNAFERANRRARKHLTLVHKTNVLAYSGQLWSRVVEEVSMEYPDVAVAYCHIDAAMIYLVTDPGRFDVIVTDNLFGDIITDLAAAVSGGIGLAASGNLDVSRTNPSMFEPVHGSAPDIAGTGTADPTATVLSIALLLDHLGMPDSARRVEAAIAFDLATRQPGSVGRTQAVGDRLAALASS from the coding sequence ATGAAGCTGGCTGTCATCCCGGGCGACGGTATCGGACCCGAAGTTGTGGCTGAAGGCCTCAAGGTCTTGACCGGCGTGATTCCGCAGGTGGAGATTTCTACCTACGATCTCGGGGCCTCTCGCTGGCACCGTACCGGCGAGCTTCTTCCAGACTCTGTGCTCCGCGAGCTACGCGGTCATGACGCCATTCTTTTGGGAGCGGTCGGGGATCCGACGGTTCCGGCGGGAATTTTGGAGCGCGGGCTGCTGCTACGCATTCGTTTTGAACTTGACCACCACGTCAACCTTCGGCCGGCTCGCCTGTATCCGGGTGTCACCGGGCCGTTGGCGGGCGATCAGTCCATCGATCTTGTAGTCGTCCGCGAAGGTACCGAGGGTCCTTATGCTGGCGCAGGCGGATTGCTCCGCAAGGACAGCCCGCACGAAATAGCCACCGAGGTCTCCGTGAATACCTATTTCGGTGTGGAGCGGGTCGTTCGCAATGCCTTTGAACGGGCAAACCGCCGAGCCCGCAAGCATTTGACGTTGGTGCACAAGACAAATGTGTTGGCATATTCGGGCCAACTCTGGTCGCGGGTAGTAGAAGAAGTGTCGATGGAATACCCCGATGTAGCGGTTGCCTACTGCCACATCGACGCAGCGATGATCTATCTGGTGACCGATCCCGGTCGCTTTGACGTCATCGTTACCGACAACCTTTTCGGCGACATCATCACCGATCTCGCAGCCGCAGTTTCTGGCGGAATCGGACTTGCTGCCTCTGGCAACCTGGACGTTTCTCGCACCAACCCCTCGATGTTCGAACCCGTCCATGGGAGTGCGCCCGATATCGCCGGCACCGGCACTGCCGATCCCACCGCCACGGTGCTGTCCATCGCCTTGTTGCTCGATCACCTCGGAATGCCCGATTCGGCGCGACGCGTGGAAGCAGCTATCGCCTTCGACCTCGCGACTCGTCAGCCGGGCTCGGTGGGACGCACCCAAGCGGTGGGCGACCGGTTGGCTGCTCTGGCTTCCAGCTAA